A genomic segment from Diospyros lotus cultivar Yz01 chromosome 5, ASM1463336v1, whole genome shotgun sequence encodes:
- the LOC127801402 gene encoding flavanone 3-dioxygenase 3-like gives MEGPPIPSSFTSAMTLTRMGDPHLPNRFVLPPSQRPNPSIPAAAAMPVIDISGLHDPAHRPHIIHQVGLACKELGFFQVINHGIPSSLMKDAMDVGAEFFELADEEKKHLVSDDVHHPVRYGTSLNHVKDKVHFWRDFIKHYSHPLSSWIHLWPSNPPTYKEKMGSYAVAVQGLHKQLIGAVFDSLGLRADYLEEDIEQGSQVMAVNFYPACPEPELTLGMPTHSDYGTLTILAQTHQGLQIMDHAKSWHSVPATERALVVQLGDQMEVINNGRYKSVLHRATVNCEKKRLSIASLHSLALEKKVGPAPELVDDKHSSGYKEASFGGFLKHISGNEFTKLGRYVDTLKIDEPP, from the exons ATGGAGGGCCCACCAATTCCAAGTTCGTTTACCAGTGCCATGACACTCACCAGGATGGGCGATCCCCACCTCCCAAACCGCTTTGTTCTGCCGCCGTCGCAGAGGCCAAACCCTAGCATtcccgccgccgccgccatgCCCGTCATTGACATTTCTGGTCTGCATGACCCAGCTCACAGGCCTCACATAATCCACCAAGTTGGCTTGGCCTGCAAGGAACTTGGTTTTTTCCAG GTGATTAACCATGGCATTCCTTCATCATTGATGAAGGATGCGATGGATGTCGGGGCGGAGTTCTTCGAGTTGGCAGACGAGGAAAAGAAGCATCTCGTGTCGGATGATGTTCATCACCCTGTAAGATATGGCACAAGCCTGAATCATGTCAAGGACAAAGTTCATTTCTGGAGGGATTTCATCAAGCATTACTCCCATCCACTCTCCTCTTGGATCCATCTCTGGCCATCCAATCCACCAACCTACAA GGAGAAGATGGGTAGCTATGCAGTGGCAGTGCAGGGGCTGCACAAGCAACTAATAGGAGCAGTGTTTGACAGCTTAGGGCTAAGGGCTGATTACTTGGAAGAAGACATTGAGCAAGGCTCCCAAGTCATGGCCGTGAACTTCTACCCAGCCTGCCCGGAGCCGGAGCTGACGCTCGGTATGCCGACCCACTCCGACTACGGAACCCTAACCATCTTAGCCCAGACCCACCAAGGCCTCCAAATCATGGACCATGCCAAGAGCTGGCATTCTGTCCCAGCCACAGAACGTGCCCTAGTAGTGCAGCTGGGGGACCAAATGGAGGTGATCAACAATGGGAGATACAAGAGTGTGCTTCACAGAGCGACTGTGAACTGCGAGAAGAAGAGGCTGTCAATAGCCAGCCTTCACAGCCTGGCGCTGGAGAAGAAGGTCGGTCCGGCGCCGGAGCTGGTGGATGACAAGCACAGCTCAGGGTACAAAGAGGCCAGCTTCGGTGGCTTTCTGAAACACATTTCTGGGAATGAATTCACCAAGCTGGGAAGGTACGTAGACACTTTGAAGATCGATGAGCCCCCATGA
- the LOC127802097 gene encoding uclacyanin-3-like, with the protein MAMVAALLVLAVLTARSAYAVEHVVGGSSGWSQATDYSTWVASQTFTVGDTLCKLVTLINVHFLAKATTLNATTGNTLQSYSGGRTTITLDKPGPMYSICPRFGHCQGGMKLAINIMIAMGSPPATPSPHRTPPSTPSKSPPPSSGSAAGTDDENYVIRDCQTYGIAFIKFTNEMMIVR; encoded by the exons ATGGCCATGGTAGCAGCCCTGCTTGTTCTTGCTGTGCTCACTGCAAGGTCAGCCTATGCAGTGGAGCACGTGGTTGGGGGTAGCTCAGGATGGAGCCAGGCAACGGATTACTCCACTTGGGTAGCCTCACAAACATTCACTGTTGGTGACACTCTCTGTAAGTTAGTTACACTTATCAATGTTCACTTC TTGGCCAAAGCGACTACACTAAATGCAACGACAGGAAATACCCTGCAGTCGTACTCTGGCGGCCGAACCACCATCACCCTAGACAAACCTGGTCCAATGTATTCCATTTGTCCCAGATTTGGTCACTGCCAAGGAGGCATGAAACTAGCAATCAACATCATGATTGCTATGGGATCGCCACCAGCCACCCCATCTCCTCATAGAACTCCACCCTCAACCCCTTCTAAATCCCCACCACCATCGAGTGGCAGTGCAGCTGGCACGGATGACGAGAACTATGTG ATCCGTGATTGTCAGACTTATGGCATTGCGTTTATAAAATTCACGAATGAAATGATGATTGTGAGATAA